A single window of bacterium DNA harbors:
- a CDS encoding sulfite exporter TauE/SafE family protein — MHEVVNFINLDLINIFYLFSLGFVGGLVSGFIGSGGAFVLTPGMMSLGVPGLVSVASNMCHKFPKALVGAIKRARYGQVDVKLGLIMGISAEAGVLYGANIQEGIKKTFGEAGSNLYISIVFIVILGIVGTFVLLDALATYKDNSIHQEERLTKLARWVQSIHIPGTMIYFESLKARVSFLFTIPLGFATGMLAATIAVGGFIGVPSMIYILGAPSLMASATELVIAFVMGVGGSLKYALHGMVDIRLAMIILGGSLFGIHLGAIGTTYVKPFMIKVVMGVIMVTVLFSRSLMIPVYLSQLGIIQNLSETTIKWLTNISFAIMALALLLGAFIILKALWQGLTAEKR; from the coding sequence ACATCTTCTATCTATTTAGTCTGGGTTTTGTAGGGGGGCTGGTAAGTGGGTTTATAGGCTCTGGCGGGGCATTTGTGCTAACACCAGGGATGATGAGTCTAGGGGTGCCTGGTCTGGTATCTGTAGCCAGTAATATGTGTCATAAATTTCCCAAAGCACTTGTTGGGGCTATCAAGCGAGCAAGGTATGGTCAGGTAGATGTTAAACTTGGTCTGATTATGGGTATATCTGCTGAAGCAGGTGTGCTTTACGGTGCTAATATTCAAGAAGGTATTAAAAAAACATTTGGGGAGGCAGGTTCAAATCTTTACATCAGCATAGTCTTTATTGTAATCCTTGGAATTGTAGGCACATTTGTGCTTCTGGATGCATTAGCGACTTACAAAGATAATAGTATCCATCAAGAAGAAAGGTTAACTAAACTTGCCCGTTGGGTGCAATCCATACATATCCCCGGAACAATGATTTACTTTGAGAGTTTAAAGGCACGGGTGTCATTCCTTTTTACCATCCCTCTTGGTTTTGCCACCGGTATGCTTGCCGCTACTATTGCTGTGGGTGGTTTTATTGGTGTTCCGTCAATGATTTATATCCTTGGTGCACCGAGTCTTATGGCTTCTGCTACAGAGCTGGTGATAGCCTTTGTCATGGGAGTGGGTGGCAGTCTTAAATATGCCTTACATGGAATGGTCGATATTAGACTGGCAATGATAATTCTTGGCGGCTCACTTTTTGGCATTCATCTGGGTGCTATTGGCACAACTTATGTTAAGCCTTTTATGATTAAAGTCGTGATGGGGGTGATAATGGTCACTGTCCTTTTTAGCCGCAGTTTGATGATACCAGTTTATCTTTCTCAACTGGGAATCATTCAAAATCTGAGTGAAACCACTATCAAATGGCTAACTAACATCAGTTTTGCCATTATGGCATTAGCCTTGCTTTTAGGTGCCTTTATTATTCTCAAGGCACTCTGGCAGGGATTGACAGCAGAAAAACGATAG
- a CDS encoding glycosyltransferase family 9 protein, which yields MTIKIKRFLKILRLEVELFVILITGLIYIFIDKIKPHPIIPADNILFIQIYGIGNFVLCSTMQSAIREYFQNKKIIAVVHPQIKELTTKCPYLDEVIVYQDRSLSGKIKLINQLRQTNFALAIDLSGTYWTAWLCRLSRAPKRVGFNAVGVQRLWFNRDGSGRLYTKGIPFNHNIYMKEFYDKFLSELNIPLKDKDLKIFPSQEDDKFATQLLKEFKDDTIPLITIHIGARQKERLWSVEKFAGLISELLKKGTKIILTGASNDIERGNRILSLVNSRSKDIISIIGKTTLYQLTSIIARSDLFIGHDSGPMHLACAVKTPLIALFGPGVVELWRPYLKESIVIQSNVQCRGCNKIGHFYNCKENVCMSQISVEQVLNAVETIMKKGGRRREKNKNYLPHTSFHHGFSSVQSFGDRHLMID from the coding sequence GATAACTGGACTTATATATATTTTTATAGATAAGATAAAACCTCACCCTATAATTCCTGCAGATAATATCTTATTCATTCAAATCTATGGAATAGGCAATTTCGTATTATGTTCTACGATGCAATCTGCGATAAGAGAATATTTCCAGAATAAAAAAATTATTGCCGTGGTTCATCCGCAAATAAAAGAATTAACAACTAAATGCCCTTACCTTGATGAGGTTATCGTTTATCAGGATAGAAGTTTATCAGGCAAGATTAAACTTATTAACCAATTACGCCAGACTAATTTTGCTTTAGCCATTGATTTATCAGGCACATATTGGACTGCCTGGCTTTGCCGTTTGAGTCGAGCACCAAAAAGGGTTGGATTTAATGCGGTTGGTGTCCAGCGGTTATGGTTTAATCGGGATGGTTCGGGCAGACTTTATACAAAAGGCATTCCGTTTAATCATAATATTTATATGAAGGAGTTTTATGATAAGTTTTTATCCGAACTAAATATACCTTTAAAAGATAAAGACCTGAAGATTTTCCCTTCTCAAGAAGACGATAAATTTGCCACACAACTGTTAAAAGAATTTAAAGACGATACCATTCCCCTTATTACTATTCATATTGGTGCAAGACAAAAAGAAAGATTGTGGTCAGTGGAAAAATTTGCCGGGTTAATTAGTGAACTTTTAAAAAAAGGGACTAAAATCATTCTGACAGGTGCCTCTAATGATATTGAAAGAGGTAATAGAATATTATCTTTAGTTAATTCCCGGTCTAAAGATATTATCTCAATAATAGGAAAGACGACACTTTATCAATTAACCTCAATCATTGCCAGAAGCGATTTATTTATTGGACATGATAGTGGGCCAATGCATCTTGCTTGTGCCGTGAAAACTCCACTAATTGCTTTATTCGGTCCAGGAGTAGTAGAATTATGGCGGCCATATCTAAAAGAATCAATTGTCATTCAAAGTAATGTCCAATGTCGAGGATGCAATAAAATTGGGCATTTCTATAACTGCAAAGAAAATGTTTGTATGTCACAAATCAGCGTTGAGCAGGTACTAAACGCCGTAGAAACTATAATGAAAAAAGGGGGACGACGCAGAGAAAAAAATAAAAACTATTTACCACACACTTCATTCCATCACGGATTTTCATCAGTGCAATCTTTTGGGGACAGACATCTCATGATTGATTAA